A single Triticum dicoccoides isolate Atlit2015 ecotype Zavitan chromosome 2A, WEW_v2.0, whole genome shotgun sequence DNA region contains:
- the LOC119359160 gene encoding early nodulin-20-like has protein sequence MPHPAAPRSPRLPYPVLHSRRSPLLFPSSRSPPPSPDAAVDVRRSIPRPPAPPSVEASSMGCTAISYVILGQWMNPGWSASPASTPSPITGRRPASPNLLAGDSPTSASSSTASPG, from the exons ATGCCCCACCCCGCGGCGCCTCGCTCCCCTCGTCTCCCCTACCCCGTCCTCCACTCGCGCCGCTCCCCACTCCTCTTCCCCTCCTCCAGATCCCCTCCTCCCTCGCCCGATGCTGCCGTCGACGTGCGTCGCTCAATCCCGCGGCCACCGGCACCCCCGAGCGTCGAGGCTTCGTCTATGGGGTGCACCGCCATCTCCTACGTCATCCTCGGCCAATGGATGAACCCGGGGTGGTCTGCATCGCCAGCATCGACCCCATCCCCAATCACCGGCCGTCGCCCTGCCTCACCGAATCTCCTCGCCGGAGACTCCCCGACCTCTGCAAGCTCATCCACGGCCTCCCCAGG atga